In Pyxicephalus adspersus chromosome 12, UCB_Pads_2.0, whole genome shotgun sequence, a genomic segment contains:
- the APH1A gene encoding gamma-secretase subunit APH-1A isoform X2 produces MGAAVFFGCTFVAFGPALSLFILTIARDPLRVIILVAGSFFWLVSVLFSSLIWFISVQVSNKNDSNLQYGLLIFGAAISVLLQEAFRYAYYRLLKKAIEGLATISEDGRSPISIQQMAYVSGFAFGIISGVFSVINILADAVGPGIVGVHGDSQYYFLTSAFLTMAIVFLHTFWGIIFFAACEKRKPVYIVGVVLSHLVTSGLTFLNPRYEASLIPIYIITLGMGVWAFIAAGGNHHNIRKCLACAQ; encoded by the exons ATGGGGGCGGCCGTGTTTTTCGGCTGCACCTTTGTGGCTTTTGGACCGGCGCTGTCCCTCTTCATCCTCACCATCGCCCGAGACCCCCTGCGGGTTATCATTCTGGTGGCCGG CTCATTCTTCTGGTTGGTCTCtgtcctcttctcctctctgaTCTGGTTTATATCAGTCCAGGTCAGCAACAAGAATGACTCCAACCTGCAGTATGGATTACTTATCTTCGGAGCGGCCATCTCTGTATTGCTTCAAGAGGCCTTCAGATACGCCTACTACAGACTGCTCAA gaaaGCAATTGAGGGTCTGGCCACCATCAGTGAAGATGGAAGATCTCCAATCTCTATTCAGCAGATGGCCTATG TGTCTGGCTTCGCATTCGGGATCATCAGCGGAGTGTTTTCCGTAATCAACATCTTGGCGGATGCGGTGGGCCCTGGAATTGTGGGGGTTCATGGTGATTCCCAGTATTACTTCTTAACTTCAG CATTCCTGACCATGGCGATTGTTTTCCTGCACACCTTCTGGGGTATCATATTTTTTGCCGCTTGCGAAAAGCGGAAACCAGTGTACATTGTGGGCGTGGTCCTGAGTCACCTGGTCACCTCCGGGCTG ACATTCCTCAACCCGAGGTATGAGGCCAGCCTGATCCCCATATACATCATAACCCTCGGCATGGGTGTGTGGGCCTTCATAGCGGCGGGCGGCAACCACCACAACATACGCAAATGCCTTGCTT GTGCCCAGTGA
- the APH1A gene encoding gamma-secretase subunit APH-1A isoform X1: protein MGAAVFFGCTFVAFGPALSLFILTIARDPLRVIILVAGSFFWLVSVLFSSLIWFISVQVSNKNDSNLQYGLLIFGAAISVLLQEAFRYAYYRLLKKAIEGLATISEDGRSPISIQQMAYVSGFAFGIISGVFSVINILADAVGPGIVGVHGDSQYYFLTSAFLTMAIVFLHTFWGIIFFAACEKRKPVYIVGVVLSHLVTSGLTFLNPRYEASLIPIYIITLGMGVWAFIAAGGNHHNIRKCLAWKRQECNQVMVYSALQVPSED, encoded by the exons ATGGGGGCGGCCGTGTTTTTCGGCTGCACCTTTGTGGCTTTTGGACCGGCGCTGTCCCTCTTCATCCTCACCATCGCCCGAGACCCCCTGCGGGTTATCATTCTGGTGGCCGG CTCATTCTTCTGGTTGGTCTCtgtcctcttctcctctctgaTCTGGTTTATATCAGTCCAGGTCAGCAACAAGAATGACTCCAACCTGCAGTATGGATTACTTATCTTCGGAGCGGCCATCTCTGTATTGCTTCAAGAGGCCTTCAGATACGCCTACTACAGACTGCTCAA gaaaGCAATTGAGGGTCTGGCCACCATCAGTGAAGATGGAAGATCTCCAATCTCTATTCAGCAGATGGCCTATG TGTCTGGCTTCGCATTCGGGATCATCAGCGGAGTGTTTTCCGTAATCAACATCTTGGCGGATGCGGTGGGCCCTGGAATTGTGGGGGTTCATGGTGATTCCCAGTATTACTTCTTAACTTCAG CATTCCTGACCATGGCGATTGTTTTCCTGCACACCTTCTGGGGTATCATATTTTTTGCCGCTTGCGAAAAGCGGAAACCAGTGTACATTGTGGGCGTGGTCCTGAGTCACCTGGTCACCTCCGGGCTG ACATTCCTCAACCCGAGGTATGAGGCCAGCCTGATCCCCATATACATCATAACCCTCGGCATGGGTGTGTGGGCCTTCATAGCGGCGGGCGGCAACCACCACAACATACGCAAATGCCTTGCTT GGAAACGGCAAGAGTGTAACCAGGTTATGGTCTATTCTGCTCTTCAGGTGCCCAGTGAGGATTGA